Part of the Methanothermobacter sp. MT-2 genome is shown below.
GTCATTATCTTCACATCAACGCTTCTTCTTTCAAGCTTTTTGAGGGTTTCTATTAATTTTTCGGTTTCGCCTTTAAATAGAAAGCCGGCTCTTATCTTGATGTCTTTTTTTGCACGGGAAAGTATTTCAAGTTCCTTTTTGATTATTTTATTTTGGCCGTGGATAAGCCATATTGGGGCTGGGATCTTGGATATCCTGTCTTCGTAGATTTCTGTGAGTTCTTTTTCAGCTGTTTTGAGTATTTCGTTTATTCTTTTTCTTGAATTTGCTATTATTTCTCTTGGTGCTATAACATGGTATCTTAGGGGTTTGCCTTTCTCGATTTCAATAAAACCTTTCTTTTTGAGAGATTTGAGGATATCATAGACTCTAGATCTTGGAATATTAGCTGTTTGGCTTATTTCAGTGGCTGTGGCTGATATGAGTGAAATCAATGCTGTGTAAGCTGCTGATTCGTATTGTGTGAGTCCAATTGTTTCAAGAGCTTCCTCCACAACACCCATAACATCACCTTGTCCCATTTCATACTTGTTTAGTGACAAAAATTATTTATAGTTTACAAGCCATTAATAATATCGGTGAAAAATTATGAAATATCGTTGCAAGGTGTGTGACTACATCTATGACCCAGAAAAGGGCGATCCCACCCAGGGTATACAACCGAGAACACCCTTTGAGGATTTGCCCGAAGATTGGGTTTGTCCCATCTGTAGAGTGGGAAAAGACCAATTCGAACCACTAAAAGAAGAAAGGCCTCGGATAAGAGCCGAGGACATTCAAATGTTCTGCTATCAATGCTCACAGACTGTAAGGGGAAAAGCTTGCACAATAAAAGGCGTTTGTGGAAAAGAGCCAACAGTGGCAAGATTACAAGACAACCTCTTATTCGCTATAAAAGGAATCTCCGCCTATCTTTATCATGCCCGAGAACTAGGCTATACAGACAATGAAATAGATGCATTCCTTGAAAAGGGATTCTATTCCACTCTAACAAATGTCAATTTCGACCCAGAAGAATTCATAAAACTTGCACTCCAAGCAGGAGAAATGAACATAAAAACAATGAAACTCCTAAAAAGAGCGCACATAGACAATTACGGGGAACCAGAACCCACAAAAGTAGAAGTCGGAGCATCATCTGGGCCAGGGATCATAGCAACGGGACACAGCCTAAAAGCGCTCGAAGAATTATTAAAACAGACAGAAGATACGAAAATAAACATTTACACTCATTCTGAGCTTTTACCAGCCCACGGTTACCCTCTCCTGAAAAAATATGAACATCTCAAGGGACAACTCGGCGGCCCATGGTTTGATCAGAAAGAAACATTTTCAAAGTATCAGGTGGCAATACTTGGAACATCAAACTGTGTCTTGCTCCCAAGGGACGAATACAAGGATAGAATGTTCACATGTGGAGTTGCAAAACTCCCAGGAGTAGAATATATCGAAGATTATGATTTCACACCATTGATTGAAAAGGCACTTGAATTACCACCACTTGAAGAAGAGGAAAAAACAACCTTTACAACAGGTTTCGGCGCCTCAACTATACTATCATTGGCTGATAAGATAAAAGAACTTGTAGAAGATGGTAAGATCGGGAAAATTTTCTTGGTGGGTGGATGCGACTCACCACTCCCCAAAGCAAAATATTACAGGGAATTTGTAAGCAAACTTCCAAATGATACTATTGTACTCACACTCGCATGTGGAAAATATCGTTTCAATGACATGAACCTCGGAGACATCGAGGGCATACCACGCCTTATAGACCTTGGACAATGTAACGATGCAATAGTAGCAATAGAAATCGTAGAGGCTCTCAGCAAATTATTCAACATGAAAATAGATGAACTACCACTCAGCATAGTCCTAAGTTGGATGGAACAGAAGGCAACAGCCATACTCTGGAGTCTACTATCATTAAACATGAAGGGAATGTATATCGGCCCAATATTACCAGGATGGGCAAATGATGACATCATAGGATTCCTAATTAAAAACTATGATCTAAAACTTATAGGTAATCCCGCGGATGATATGAAAGAAATGTTAAAGGAAGACTGATATGATGGAAGAGTTAAAAGGGAAGGTTTTAAATTTGAAGGAACTTGTAGACTATCAAGAGGGTGCTGTGGTAAGCCGCGAAATCATAAGACACAATACAGGTACAGTTACAATATTTGCATTTGATAAGGGACAAGGTTTAAGTGAACATACAGCACCCTTTGATGCCATGGTCCAGATAATCGACGGAAAAGCCGAGATAACGATAAGCGGACAAAAACATGTGCTAGAAGCTGGTGAAATGATCATAATGCCGGCCAACGAACCACATGCGCTATATGCTAGAGAACCATACAAGATGATCCTTACCATGATAAAATCATAGATACTGAAAACCCGTTAAAATGATTATTATTAGCCCTGCAAGTATCACAGCACCGAATACAACCCCAATCTTTTTCCCGAAATTTTTCGTGCCAAATAAAAATGCTATCCCAAGTTTCACAAGGGTATTTGAGATGCTTGCAAGGGTTATGGTAGTTATCGCAGTATATTGTGATATCACATTATTCTTCGAGAGAAGGGCCATACTTACTGTGATTGCATCCACATCAGCCACTCCAGATACTATGCCAGCCACATAGACTCCCATATTCCCTATATAAACATTCGCAGCTTTTGAAAGGAAGAGTATTACCATGAAGAGGGCTCCGAATAGAAATGCTGGTTTTAGGGAAAATGGGTTCTTCAATTTCACATCTGATTTCACGTTTTCATCTGGACTTCTAAGTAAACCCAAACCCAATGATATTCCAAGTATCCCCATAGTAAAAAGCGGTAATGAAAGGAACGTTAACAGACTAGGATTTATAACCATGACTTCAAATAATATTCTGAAGAACATCATGGAACTTGCAACAACAGATGCAAACACAGCAGCCTTCAAAACGCTCTCGGATTCTTTCACCCGCCCGGCCATTGCTGTTACAACAGCAGTGCTTGATACAAGGCCTCCAATGATCCCTGTAACACTAAGACCCCTCTCTGGGCCTATTATTTTCATGGCAATATACCCAGCATAACTTATACCTGAAATGAAAACAACCATTAACCATATCTGATATGGGTTAAAAACTTGAAATGGACCCATATAAGTGTTAGGGAGTAATGGTAATATAACAAATGCAATTACTAAAAATTTTAAGGTGTCTATCATTTCCTTTTCACTTATACGGCGAGCGAAAAGGTGTAAATACCCTTTAAGGGCAAGTAATGCCGTTACAATAATCGCTATTATCGGTGCAAGTTTGTAACCCTCACCATATGCGCAGATAGCGCCAAGTACAAATGTTAAAAGCGCTGCAACTTCACTTGTAAGTCCAATATCGCCATCATCCTTAGTACTCATAACATAACTTGCAACTATGAGCGTGACAAGTCCTATGAACGCCACGAGCAAAAAGTATGGGAAATTTTCCGAGACATAAACTGATAATGTCCCAAGAAGGGCCATTAACATGAAGGTTCTTATACCCGCAAATTCTGAATGTTCTCTACGCCTTTCCCTTTCAATACCAATAAGCGCCCCAATCCCAAGGGATATGAGGATTCTTAAAATCAAGGACTCCATATTATTTAATTATAATCACCAGGTTATATATCTATAAAGCCAATAATTTATTATCTTCCAATTGTTATAATAGGGTGGGTTTTCTATATGAGAAGTGATGAAATTAAAAAAGGATTTGAAAGAGCCCCTCACCGCTCCCTCTTGAGAGCTTGCGGCTTAACAGACGAAGATTTCAAAAAACCATTCATTGGAATAGCGAACAGTTACACTAACATAGTACCAGGACACTTACACCTTAAAAAGTTATCAGAAGCCATAAAAGCCGGTGTAAACCAGGCAGGTGGAATACCATTCGAATTCCATACCATGGCCATATGTGATGGTATAGCAATGAACCATGATGGAATGCGCTACTCCCTTGCCTCAAGAGAAATAATAGCAGACACAGTTGAAAGCATGATCCAAGCACACCGCCTAGATGGTCTAGTACTCCTCTCATCCTGTGACAAGATCGTCCCTGGAATGCTCATGGCCGCGGCCAGGCTTAACATTCCAAGTATAGCGGTTACAGGAGGGCCCATGCTTCCTGGAGAATACCGGGGAAAAAAAGTCGACCTTATAAATGTATATGAGGGCGTGGGCGCTTTCGCTGAAGGTAAGATGAGCCGCGAATCTCTTGAAGAATTAGAAAGGTGTGCATGTCCAGGGCCTGGTTCATGCGCAGGTCTTTTCACAGCTAATAGTATGGCTTGTCTTACAGAGGCTCTTGGCATGAGCCTTCCCGGATGCGCCACAGCCCATGCGATAGACTCTAAAAAATTGCATATTGCATATCTTTCAGGTGAAAGGATTGTTGAAATGGTTAAAGAAGACCTTCAGCCATCTCAGATAATGACTCAAGAGGCGTTTGAAAATGCGATTGC
Proteins encoded:
- a CDS encoding hydroxylamine reductase-related protein, whose amino-acid sequence is MKYRCKVCDYIYDPEKGDPTQGIQPRTPFEDLPEDWVCPICRVGKDQFEPLKEERPRIRAEDIQMFCYQCSQTVRGKACTIKGVCGKEPTVARLQDNLLFAIKGISAYLYHARELGYTDNEIDAFLEKGFYSTLTNVNFDPEEFIKLALQAGEMNIKTMKLLKRAHIDNYGEPEPTKVEVGASSGPGIIATGHSLKALEELLKQTEDTKINIYTHSELLPAHGYPLLKKYEHLKGQLGGPWFDQKETFSKYQVAILGTSNCVLLPRDEYKDRMFTCGVAKLPGVEYIEDYDFTPLIEKALELPPLEEEEKTTFTTGFGASTILSLADKIKELVEDGKIGKIFLVGGCDSPLPKAKYYREFVSKLPNDTIVLTLACGKYRFNDMNLGDIEGIPRLIDLGQCNDAIVAIEIVEALSKLFNMKIDELPLSIVLSWMEQKATAILWSLLSLNMKGMYIGPILPGWANDDIIGFLIKNYDLKLIGNPADDMKEMLKED
- a CDS encoding cupin, with protein sequence MMEELKGKVLNLKELVDYQEGAVVSREIIRHNTGTVTIFAFDKGQGLSEHTAPFDAMVQIIDGKAEITISGQKHVLEAGEMIIMPANEPHALYAREPYKMILTMIKS